In Bacteroides cellulosilyticus, the genomic stretch ATTGCCGGGACAAGGTAGAGTAGATGCAAAGACTTATTATCAGATGATTGGTACGGGAGGTTATGAAACTTCCGGATATTATGTCTACAGTGCTACTAATATCCGTTTACAAGAGTTGACATTCAGTTATACATTGCCTAACAAATGGTTTAAAAATGTCCTGAAGGACGTTACACTTTCATTTATCGCAAACAATCCATGGATGTTGTATTGTGAAGCTCCGTTTGATCCCGAATTGACTCCTTCTACCGCTACTTACGGGCAAGGTAATGATTATTTTATGCAGCCAAGCGTGCGTAGCTTTGGTTTTGGTATTAAATTTAAATTGTAATAGACCGCTTTATTATGAAAAAGATAAATAAATATAAACTCTTAGCAAGTATATGCGCCATGTCGCTATTAGTGTCATGTGATTACGAGAATATCAATACAGATCGTCAGGGAATGACTGACGAAGAAGGTATACGAGATGGCTTTGCTGTAGGTGGATCAGTGACAAGTATGCAAAAAACAGTTTTTCCTGTGGGGACACAAGCCGATGATACGGATATTATTAATCTTTATCAGACTGCTTATCATCTTTCAGGAGATTGTTGGAGTGGCTTTTTCGGACAAAATAATGATTGGGGAGGCAATTCGCACCCGACTTATTATTTGTTGGATGCTATGATTTCGTCTACCTATACAAGTGCGTACACGAATGTGCTTGTTCCTTGGAAAAAATTGAAAGCTTCTGCTGAAAAGAACAATACTCCTGAAGTTTTTGCATTGGCGCAAATACTGAAAATTTCAGCATGGCACAAAGCGCTGGAGTCGTTCGGACCAATACCTTATTCTCATGCGGCGGATGCAACAATGAATATTCCTTTTGATTCAGAGAAGGATGTGTATACAGCCATGTTTCAGGATTTGACTGAAGCCATTGATGTATTGACGTTAAAAGCTGAAGGTGGGGTCGTTCTGATGGAAGATTTCGATGCCGTTTATGCAGGTGATACAAGGAAATGGGTGAAGTATGCCAATTCATTGATGCTTCGTTTGGCTATACGTATTCGTTTTGCCGATGAGGGAATGGCTAAAAAATATGCACTTCAGGCAGTTACACACTCTATTGGTGTAATGACTAATAAGGATGAAGAAGCGCAAATGAGTGTGGGGGCAGGCATTACTTTCCGCAACAACATTAACTGGTTGTCTGAACAGTATAATGAAACACGTATGGGATCGTCTATATTTTCTTATTTGATGGGCTATAAAGATCCTCGTTTAAGTGCTTATTTCAAGCCGGTAGATGCAACTAGCGAGTTTGGACAATTAGCTGACGATGGTAAAAAATATCAAGCTGTACCAGCCGGACATCGTTATGGTCAGAATGATGTTTATAAGTTATTCTCTAAACCTAAAATAGAAGATAGTACTCCTACTTACTGGATGCGTGCTTCTGAAGTTTATTTCTTACGTGCTGAAGCTGCTTTGGTATGGGGAGGCGAGTTTGGAAGTGCCGATGAACTCTATAAACAAGGTATTGCAATGTCATTTCAGGAAAATGGTATTTCCGCTTCTGTTGATAACTATATGAACTCTGATGAGATCCCCGTAAAACATGAATTTGGAGGGCGTTACTCTTGCAGTTTTGCTGCACCTCATGCTGTTACTGCTAAGTTTGAGGGTGATCAGGAAGAGAAACTGGAGAAAATTATCATTCAGAAATGGATTGCACTCTTTCCGAATGGTCAGGAGGCTTGGACAGAATGGAGAAGAACCGGTTATCCGGATTTGAATCCTGTAATGGTGAACGAAGGTTCATTCCAAGGGGCTACTGTCGAAGGAGGCGTTCGTCGTATGATTTATCCCGCAAGTTTCAAAGATACAGAAGAGTTAAAAGCAGCTTTGCAGTTGTTTAATAATGGTCAGGGCGGTGAGGATAAGTCTTCTACCCGTTTATGGTGGGATTGTAAGCGATAATCTATAGAAACAGTTTTAATACAATAATGAAGAATATGAAAGCATTAAAAAAAATATTATATATCATTCCGTTACTGAGCATGATGGCAACATCTTGTACGGATGTAGAAAATATAGAAATTGATCACATCGGTGGATACAACACCTTGGATAATGCGAAGAGTGAAGCTTATTATGCCAACTTGCGTGAATATAAAGCAACCGCCAATAACTATGGTCGTCCCGTAGCGTTTGGATGGTTTTCTAACTGGACTCCATCGGGAGCGATGCGAAAGGGATATTTGTCTTCTGTACCCGATAGCATGGATATTATATCTATGTGGAGTGGTGCTCCCGGAAGATTCGAGATAACGGAAGCACAAAAGAAGGACAAGGAATTTGTGCAGAAAGTAAAAGGTATAAAATTGCTGGAAGTTAGTTTACTTTCGCATTTAGGAAAGGGAAGAACCCCTAATTCTGTTTATGCGGAAGTGGAAAAGAAGGCTGAGGAGGAAGGATGGTCTGATGATAAACTTGCAACGGAAAGAAAATATGCACGTTGGGATTTCTGGGGATTTACTTCTCATGATTTGAACAATACTGAAAATTTGGAGGGAGCATTGGCTAACTTTGCCAAAGCACTTTGTGACTCATTGGTTGTAGGTGACTGGGATGGCTTTGACATTGACTGGGAACCGGGTAGTGGTTTTAATGATTCTGATGGAACCTTAAACAATCGGACTATTGCTTTTTTGGTTAAAGAAATGGGCAAATACATTGGTCCCAAAAGTGATCCGGAAGGAAAAGGACATAAGCTGTTGTGTATTGACGGTCTTATAGGTTACTTTTCCGAAGAAATGGAGGAGTATGTAGATTACTGGATAACCCAGTCTTACGGAAGTTCATACCCTCACTATACTTCTCCCGGAAATATACCTGAGAAGCTGATTATAACAGAGAATTTTGAGTCTTCTGCCGGACATGGCGGACAGTTGTTGCGGCAAGCAGCCTATATGCCTGACAAGGGATATAAAGGAGGTGTTGGAGCCTATCGCTTCGACAATGATTATGACAATACGCCTGATTATAAGTGGATGCGGCAAGCGATACAAATTAACCAGCGCGTGTTCGATGAATGGAAAGCTGAGCAGGGGAACAAAGAGGAAAAGAAATAAATTAAATTTTAGAATCTAAAGGATATGAATAAATATTTATTGAAATATATAGCATTTTGCTTTATCGTCATGCTGTTAGGCAGTTGTAATGATAGTGAAAGTGATTTGTTGGAACCTAAGGTTTATTTTGAAAACAAGGAATATGTAATCGAGGTAACTGATGCAGAAGTAATGACTCATGATCTGCAGGCCCGAGTATCTTCTTTATATTCTTCTTCGGTAGAGGTATCTTATGAAGTAGCGGATCCCAGCGTTGTAGAAGCGTATAATAAAAAATACGGTACGGAATATGAAACTTTTGAGGCATCTAATGTGAAGTTGGGTAGTGGCTCTTCTGTAGTGCCTGATGGTCAGGTGTATGCGGAATTGGTTTCTTTGCAGTTTTCTAATCTGAAAAGTATAGAAGAGGGAAAGTCTTATCTTCTACCGGTGCGTATCAAGTCGGCTTCTTTGCCTATTATTGAAGAAAGAGATATCGTTTATTTTGTTGTTACTAAACCGGTGCGTATTATGAAGGTGGCCAAGGTTTATAGTAACTATATCAAGGTTCCTTTGGCACCGGGTACACTATTTAGTTCCATTACGTATGAGGCGTTGATAAATGTGGACTGGTTTGGAAATAACAATACGGTTATGGGATGTGAAGGTAAGTTGATTTTCCGTATCGGTGACACACCTTTGGTAGCTGCAAATCACTTACAGATTGCCGGTAGCAAGGAATTCAGTGTTTCGCAAGGTCTGGAAGAACAGAAATGGTATCATGTAGCATTCTCGTATGACCAACCGACTGGAAAGGCTGCTATTTACATCAATGGTGAGAAGGCTTCGGAGGCTACTTGGGATACGCCTAACTTCGACCTTACGGCCAATGCAGGAGGGTTCTTTATCGGAAAAGTGGCAGGCTTCATGTGGGGCGAGCGCCCATTCTATGGTCGCATGAGTGAAGTCAGACTTTGGAATGTATCCCGTACGGAAAACCAAATAAAACAGAATATGATTACCGTTGATCCGAAATCAGAGGGGCTTGCCGCCTATTATAAACTGAACGGAACAGACCAGTTCCAGGATGGAGATACCTGGAAAGTGAAAGATGCTTCGGGGCATGGTATGGATGGTCTGGTCAATGGAGGACGTTCTGCTCTCAATATTATTGATTTGGATGAACCGGTAACTATAAAATAACTTTATAGTTGAAGTTCAGAAAGGCTTTATAGTCTTGTTTACTATAAAAACAAGCCTTGTTTTACAGTAAAATGCAAGTTTTTGTAGTTAATAGTTACAGGAACTTGCATTTCTGTTTTAGAATGAAACAACAGGAGATATGCTAATTAAAATTAAAATTGAAACTCTAAGGGTAGTATTTCAACAAAGTGAGTTGTATTATTGATACATAGTGAAAAAAAGAGCGTCAATGCTCATTAAACTGAATTTAATAATGAAAAACATGAAATCCATTGCAAAGCAGGCGAGTGCTTTCCTATTACTGGGAATGGCGGTTTGTAGCTGTACATATGTGCTTCAGCAACAAGACCACGCATCCTACGTGAATCCCTTTATCGGTACAGGCGGACATGGACATACATATCCCGGAGCGGTAGTTCCAAACGGGATGATTCAACCCAGCCCTGATACGCGTATTTATCAGTGGGATGCTTGTTCCGGCTATTATTATGCTGACTCCACGATCAACGGTTTCTCACATACCCATCTCAATGGCACCGGCTGTGGTGACTATGGTGACGTATTGCTGATGCCCACCGTAGGACAGCAAAGCTATCAGGCTATGGGGACGGAAAGTCAGCAGATGGCCTATGCTTCCGCATTTTCTCATGAAAATGAAACTGCTGAACCGGGATATTATTCCGTATACTTAGACCGTTATCGGGTCAAAGCAGAACTAAGCGCAACCAAACGTGCCGCTATTCATCGTTATACCTTCCCGAAAGCGGCGGATGCCGGGTTTATTCTCGATTTGGATTATAGTCTGCAACGCCAGACGAATGAGGATATGGTTGTGGAAGTGATCAGTGATACGGAAATCCGCGGACATAAGAAAACCGTATATTGGGCTTTCGACCAATATATTAATTTCTATGCTAAGTTCTCCAAGCCTTTCACCTATACATTAGTGACCGATTCTATGGCATTGGATGCAGACGGTCCGCTGTTGCCCACCGCTAAAGTCTTATTGCAGTTCGAAACCGGAGAAAATGAACAGGTGCTTGTGAAAGTAGGCGTTTCGGCTGTCGATATGGATGGAGCACGCAAGAATGTGGAAGCTGAAATTCCCGGATGGGATTTTGACGGAGTGAAGAAGGCTGCCCGCCAGTCCTGGAATGATTATCTTTCAAAGATAGATATCGAAACAGAAAATGCTGATCAGCGTACTATGTTCTATACTGCACTTTATCATACAGGCGTGCAGCCTAACTTGTTTACAGATGCTGATGGCCGCTATCTGGGTATGGATTTGAAACCTCACCAGGGAAGTGTGGACCAACCTGTTTATACCATCTTTTCTTTGTGGGATACTTTCCGTGCTTATCATCCTTTGATGACCATCATAGATCCGGATTTGAATGAGGCATTTATCCGCTCTCTTCTTCTTAAGCAGCGTGAAGGCGGTGTCTTCCCGATGTGGGAGCTGGCCGGAAACTATACCGGTACGATGATAGGCTATCATGCCGCTTCCGTAATCACGGATGCTTATATGAAAGGTGCCCGTAATTTTGACGTGAAAGAGGCCTATCAGGCTTGTTTGCGTGCTGCCGAATATGATACGACAGGGATAAAGTGCCCTCCTTTGGTATTACCCCATCTGATGCCACAGGCTAAATACTGGAAGAATAAGATTGGGTATGTGCCTTGCGATAAAGATAATGAGGCGGTAGCCAAAGCGCTGGAATACGCATACGATGACTGGTGTATTTCTGTTCTTGCCGGTGAGCAGGGTGATGCGGCCAATCAGCAGAAATATGCCGAGTTTGGAAAAGGATACAAACATTATTTTGATCCTTCCACCCGTTTTATGCGTGGGCTGGACAGTGAGGGTAACTGGCGTACACCTTTCAATCCCCGTTCTTCCAATCACCGCAGTGATGATTATTGTGAAGGAACTGCCTGGCAGTGGACTTGGTTTGTACCTCATGATGTAGAAGGATTAGTGGAATTGATGGGAGGCCGTGAAGCTTTTATAGGTAAACTGGATTCACTGTTTACGGCTAATTCCGCTTTGGAAGGGGAACTGGTATCTGCTGATATTTCAGGGTTGATCGGACAATATGCGCATGGCAATGAGCCGAGTCATCACATTACACATCTTTACAATTATGTAGGACAGCCATACAAAACTCAGGAATTGGTAGATGAAGTTTTGCATACACTTTATTTTAATGATCCGAACGGACTTTCGGGTAACGAGGATTGCGGACAGATGTCTGCTTGGTACATTCTCAATGCAATGGGATTCTATCAGGTATGTCCGGGCAAACCTGTGTATTCTATCGGTCGTCCTTTATTTGATAAAACAACCATTCACCTGAAAGGCGGGAAGACTTTCACCATCGTAACACATAACAATAGTCGCGAGAACAAATATGTGCAGAAGATGGTCCTGAATGGTAAAGAACTGAATGCGCCCTTTTTTGCACATCAAGATAT encodes the following:
- a CDS encoding GH92 family glycosyl hydrolase — encoded protein: MKNMKSIAKQASAFLLLGMAVCSCTYVLQQQDHASYVNPFIGTGGHGHTYPGAVVPNGMIQPSPDTRIYQWDACSGYYYADSTINGFSHTHLNGTGCGDYGDVLLMPTVGQQSYQAMGTESQQMAYASAFSHENETAEPGYYSVYLDRYRVKAELSATKRAAIHRYTFPKAADAGFILDLDYSLQRQTNEDMVVEVISDTEIRGHKKTVYWAFDQYINFYAKFSKPFTYTLVTDSMALDADGPLLPTAKVLLQFETGENEQVLVKVGVSAVDMDGARKNVEAEIPGWDFDGVKKAARQSWNDYLSKIDIETENADQRTMFYTALYHTGVQPNLFTDADGRYLGMDLKPHQGSVDQPVYTIFSLWDTFRAYHPLMTIIDPDLNEAFIRSLLLKQREGGVFPMWELAGNYTGTMIGYHAASVITDAYMKGARNFDVKEAYQACLRAAEYDTTGIKCPPLVLPHLMPQAKYWKNKIGYVPCDKDNEAVAKALEYAYDDWCISVLAGEQGDAANQQKYAEFGKGYKHYFDPSTRFMRGLDSEGNWRTPFNPRSSNHRSDDYCEGTAWQWTWFVPHDVEGLVELMGGREAFIGKLDSLFTANSALEGELVSADISGLIGQYAHGNEPSHHITHLYNYVGQPYKTQELVDEVLHTLYFNDPNGLSGNEDCGQMSAWYILNAMGFYQVCPGKPVYSIGRPLFDKTTIHLKGGKTFTIVTHNNSRENKYVQKMVLNGKELNAPFFAHQDMIDGGTLELTMGGEPLK
- a CDS encoding endo-beta-N-acetylglucosaminidase family protein, translating into MKALKKILYIIPLLSMMATSCTDVENIEIDHIGGYNTLDNAKSEAYYANLREYKATANNYGRPVAFGWFSNWTPSGAMRKGYLSSVPDSMDIISMWSGAPGRFEITEAQKKDKEFVQKVKGIKLLEVSLLSHLGKGRTPNSVYAEVEKKAEEEGWSDDKLATERKYARWDFWGFTSHDLNNTENLEGALANFAKALCDSLVVGDWDGFDIDWEPGSGFNDSDGTLNNRTIAFLVKEMGKYIGPKSDPEGKGHKLLCIDGLIGYFSEEMEEYVDYWITQSYGSSYPHYTSPGNIPEKLIITENFESSAGHGGQLLRQAAYMPDKGYKGGVGAYRFDNDYDNTPDYKWMRQAIQINQRVFDEWKAEQGNKEEKK
- a CDS encoding DUF1735 and LamG domain-containing protein gives rise to the protein MNKYLLKYIAFCFIVMLLGSCNDSESDLLEPKVYFENKEYVIEVTDAEVMTHDLQARVSSLYSSSVEVSYEVADPSVVEAYNKKYGTEYETFEASNVKLGSGSSVVPDGQVYAELVSLQFSNLKSIEEGKSYLLPVRIKSASLPIIEERDIVYFVVTKPVRIMKVAKVYSNYIKVPLAPGTLFSSITYEALINVDWFGNNNTVMGCEGKLIFRIGDTPLVAANHLQIAGSKEFSVSQGLEEQKWYHVAFSYDQPTGKAAIYINGEKASEATWDTPNFDLTANAGGFFIGKVAGFMWGERPFYGRMSEVRLWNVSRTENQIKQNMITVDPKSEGLAAYYKLNGTDQFQDGDTWKVKDASGHGMDGLVNGGRSALNIIDLDEPVTIK
- a CDS encoding SusD/RagB family nutrient-binding outer membrane lipoprotein, which gives rise to MKKINKYKLLASICAMSLLVSCDYENINTDRQGMTDEEGIRDGFAVGGSVTSMQKTVFPVGTQADDTDIINLYQTAYHLSGDCWSGFFGQNNDWGGNSHPTYYLLDAMISSTYTSAYTNVLVPWKKLKASAEKNNTPEVFALAQILKISAWHKALESFGPIPYSHAADATMNIPFDSEKDVYTAMFQDLTEAIDVLTLKAEGGVVLMEDFDAVYAGDTRKWVKYANSLMLRLAIRIRFADEGMAKKYALQAVTHSIGVMTNKDEEAQMSVGAGITFRNNINWLSEQYNETRMGSSIFSYLMGYKDPRLSAYFKPVDATSEFGQLADDGKKYQAVPAGHRYGQNDVYKLFSKPKIEDSTPTYWMRASEVYFLRAEAALVWGGEFGSADELYKQGIAMSFQENGISASVDNYMNSDEIPVKHEFGGRYSCSFAAPHAVTAKFEGDQEEKLEKIIIQKWIALFPNGQEAWTEWRRTGYPDLNPVMVNEGSFQGATVEGGVRRMIYPASFKDTEELKAALQLFNNGQGGEDKSSTRLWWDCKR